One stretch of Priestia megaterium DNA includes these proteins:
- a CDS encoding DUF4397 domain-containing protein, with protein MKRLFVMVAVIAFLALSRMLVFAAETPPAADERTAQNAEVRIVHASPDAPAVDIFVDDKALVEGAKFKDVSNSLPLSAGSHKVEVYEAKTKGTKDSIIEATLVVDGGKSYTVAAVNKAENLELQAFTNNKQGMDGKASLRVAHLSPDAPAVNVGPKGAAPLFKDLSFKSISGYQIVNPGSYDLSVSTADGKEILSLPGTNLQSGKNYTVLAVNTADKLETIVLQDN; from the coding sequence ATGAAACGACTATTCGTAATGGTAGCAGTGATTGCATTCTTGGCCCTTAGCCGCATGTTAGTATTTGCTGCTGAAACACCTCCTGCTGCAGATGAGCGAACAGCTCAAAATGCAGAAGTTCGCATCGTTCATGCTTCACCGGATGCTCCGGCTGTAGACATTTTTGTGGATGACAAAGCTTTAGTAGAAGGAGCAAAGTTTAAAGATGTCTCCAACTCCCTGCCTTTGTCAGCTGGCTCTCATAAAGTAGAAGTATACGAAGCGAAGACAAAAGGAACAAAAGATTCCATCATCGAAGCTACCCTTGTTGTAGACGGTGGAAAATCGTATACAGTAGCCGCTGTAAATAAAGCAGAAAATCTTGAACTACAGGCTTTCACGAATAATAAGCAAGGAATGGATGGAAAGGCAAGCTTACGTGTTGCTCATTTATCTCCTGATGCTCCTGCGGTAAACGTAGGTCCTAAAGGTGCTGCTCCTTTATTTAAAGATCTGTCTTTTAAAAGCATTTCAGGTTATCAAATAGTAAATCCGGGTTCGTATGATCTATCTGTTTCCACAGCAGATGGAAAAGAAATACTAAGTCTTCCTGGAACAAATCTTCAAAGCGGTAAAAACTATACGGTTCTCGCAGTAAATACTGCTGACAAGCTTGAGACCATTGTTTTACAAGATAATTAA
- a CDS encoding GrpB family protein — MRKIVQYETKWSLLYQMEKEALLNTLKDFSVDIEHIGSTSVPGLAGSPIVDILIGVKREEDINEVRAILKNKSHVYVAEKEMFVLLKEGVPAAHYPPIMTAKNARRLIPHDARRSHVYVTVSESPYWNERINFREQLRSSERARKKYEGMKYELSKRLWNDISTYEYKKEEFIQRSL, encoded by the coding sequence ATGCGAAAGATTGTTCAGTATGAAACAAAGTGGTCGCTTTTGTATCAAATGGAAAAAGAAGCGTTGCTTAATACACTAAAAGATTTTTCAGTAGACATCGAACATATTGGAAGCACGTCCGTTCCAGGATTGGCAGGTTCGCCAATCGTTGATATTTTAATCGGAGTCAAACGCGAAGAAGACATAAATGAAGTGCGCGCTATATTAAAAAATAAATCTCACGTATATGTAGCAGAAAAAGAGATGTTTGTCTTATTAAAAGAAGGCGTTCCAGCTGCACACTACCCTCCAATTATGACAGCTAAAAATGCCCGTAGGCTCATTCCACATGATGCCAGAAGAAGTCATGTATACGTAACGGTCAGTGAATCACCTTACTGGAATGAACGAATTAATTTCAGGGAGCAGTTACGCTCGAGCGAACGTGCTAGAAAAAAATATGAAGGTATGAAATACGAGCTTTCAAAACGACTGTGGAACGATATTTCTACCTATGAGTACAAAAAAGAGGAATTCATTCAGCGCAGTCTATAA